The proteins below come from a single Fusobacterium nucleatum genomic window:
- the gyrA gene encoding DNA gyrase subunit A, whose amino-acid sequence MSNVDNRYIEEELKESYLDYSMSVIVSRALPDVRDGLKPVHRRILFAMNEMGMTNDKPFKKSARIVGEVLGKYHPHGDSAVYGTMVRMAQDFNYRYLLVEGHGNFGSIDGDSAAAMRYTEARMEKITAELLEDIDKNTIDWRKNFDDSLDEPTVLPAKLPNLLLNGAIGIAVGMATNIPPHNLGELVDGILAIIDNKDIEILELMNYIKGPDFPTGAIIDGRAGIIEAYKTGRGKIKVRGKVDIEELKNGKSNIIVSEIPYQLNKANLIEKIANLVKEKKITEISDLRDESNREGIRVLIEVKKGEEPELVLNKLYKYTDLQTTFGVIMLSLVNNVPRVLNLKEMLNEYIKHRFDVITRRTAFDLDKAEKRAHILKGYQIALENIDRIIELIRASSDGTVAREQLIEKYAFTDIQARSILDMKLQRLTGLEREKIDTEFKEIEALIKELREVLEDNNKIYDIMKKELLELKEKYNDKRRTKIEEERMEILPEDLIKDEEIIITYTNKGYVKRIEASKYKAQRRGGKGVSALNTIEDDYAEKITSASTLDTIMVFTDRGKVYNIRAYEIPDLSRQSRGRLLSNIINLSEGEKVRDTIVIKEFSPEKEVVFITKNGLIKKTSLGEFKNINNSGLIAIKTREDDDIIFVGLIEDVNKEEILIATHDGYCTRFLTDTIRATGRSTQGVKAITLREGDTVVSAMLIKNPETDILTITENGYGKRTSLDEYPQYHRGGKGVINLKASEKTGKIVSVLEVSGDEELMCITSNGIVIRTSISGISRIGRVTQGVRIMKVADDEKVAAITKIKKEEDLEN is encoded by the coding sequence ATGTCAAATGTTGATAACAGATATATTGAAGAAGAGTTAAAAGAATCTTACTTGGATTACTCTATGAGTGTTATAGTAAGTAGAGCATTACCAGATGTAAGAGATGGATTAAAACCAGTTCATAGAAGAATTTTATTTGCAATGAATGAAATGGGAATGACTAATGATAAACCATTTAAAAAATCTGCCAGAATAGTTGGAGAAGTTTTAGGTAAGTATCACCCTCATGGAGATTCAGCAGTATATGGAACTATGGTAAGAATGGCACAAGATTTCAATTACAGATATTTGCTTGTTGAAGGCCATGGAAATTTTGGTTCTATTGATGGAGATTCAGCAGCAGCAATGAGATATACAGAAGCTAGAATGGAAAAAATCACTGCTGAATTATTAGAGGATATAGATAAAAATACTATTGATTGGAGAAAAAACTTTGATGATTCCTTAGATGAACCAACAGTATTGCCTGCTAAACTTCCAAATTTATTATTAAATGGAGCAATAGGAATAGCAGTTGGTATGGCAACTAATATACCTCCTCATAACTTAGGAGAGTTAGTTGATGGAATATTAGCAATTATAGATAATAAAGATATAGAAATTTTAGAGCTTATGAACTATATCAAAGGACCTGATTTCCCAACAGGAGCTATAATAGATGGTAGAGCTGGAATAATAGAAGCCTATAAGACTGGTAGAGGAAAAATAAAGGTAAGAGGAAAAGTAGATATAGAAGAGTTAAAAAATGGAAAATCAAATATAATAGTAAGTGAAATTCCATATCAATTAAATAAAGCTAATCTAATTGAAAAAATTGCTAATTTAGTTAAAGAAAAGAAAATAACTGAAATTTCAGATTTAAGAGATGAATCAAATAGAGAAGGAATAAGAGTATTAATTGAAGTAAAAAAAGGTGAAGAGCCTGAACTTGTCCTAAATAAATTATATAAATATACTGATTTACAAACTACCTTTGGGGTTATAATGCTTTCTTTGGTAAATAATGTACCAAGAGTTTTAAATCTAAAAGAGATGTTAAATGAATACATCAAACATAGATTTGATGTTATAACAAGAAGAACTGCATTTGATTTGGATAAGGCAGAAAAAAGAGCTCATATTTTAAAAGGTTATCAAATAGCTTTAGAAAATATTGATAGAATTATTGAACTTATTAGAGCATCTTCTGATGGTACAGTTGCCAGAGAACAATTAATAGAAAAATATGCTTTTACTGATATTCAAGCTAGGTCAATACTTGATATGAAATTACAAAGATTGACAGGTTTGGAAAGAGAAAAAATAGATACAGAATTTAAGGAAATAGAAGCTCTAATAAAAGAATTAAGAGAAGTTCTTGAAGATAATAATAAAATTTATGATATAATGAAAAAAGAATTGTTAGAGCTTAAAGAAAAATATAACGATAAAAGAAGAACAAAAATTGAAGAAGAAAGAATGGAAATTCTTCCAGAAGATTTAATAAAAGATGAAGAAATAATCATTACATATACTAATAAAGGTTATGTAAAGAGAATAGAAGCAAGTAAATACAAAGCACAAAGAAGAGGAGGAAAAGGAGTTTCTGCACTTAATACAATAGAAGATGACTATGCAGAAAAAATTACTTCTGCCTCAACTCTTGACACAATAATGGTTTTCACAGATAGAGGAAAGGTGTATAATATAAGAGCCTATGAAATCCCAGATTTATCTAGACAATCAAGAGGAAGATTACTGAGCAATATAATAAATCTTTCAGAGGGTGAAAAAGTTAGAGATACAATAGTTATTAAAGAATTTTCACCTGAAAAGGAAGTTGTATTTATAACTAAAAATGGTTTAATAAAGAAAACTTCACTAGGAGAATTTAAAAATATAAATAATTCAGGTTTAATTGCTATAAAGACAAGAGAAGATGATGATATTATTTTTGTTGGACTTATAGAAGATGTCAATAAGGAAGAAATTTTAATAGCTACTCATGATGGATATTGTACAAGATTTTTAACTGATACAATAAGAGCTACTGGAAGAAGTACACAAGGAGTAAAAGCTATAACTCTTAGAGAAGGAGATACTGTTGTTTCAGCTATGCTTATAAAAAATCCAGAAACAGACATATTAACTATAACTGAAAATGGATATGGAAAGAGAACAAGTCTTGACGAATATCCTCAATATCACAGAGGTGGAAAAGGAGTTATAAATCTTAAAGCTAGTGAAAAAACTGGTAAGATTGTTTCAGTATTGGAAGTTAGTGGAGATGAAGAGTTGATGTGTATAACTTCTAATGGAATAGTTATTAGAACTTCTATAAGTGGAATTTCCCGTATTGGAAGAGTAACACAAGGTGTTAGAATTATGAAAGTAGCTGATGATGAAAAGGTTGCAGCTATTACAAAAATTAAAAAAGAAGAAGATTTAGAGAATTAG
- a CDS encoding metallophosphoesterase → MKKILVLSDSHSYFDKALKIFEKEKPDIVIAAGDGIKDIDELSYVHPEVKYYMVKGNCDFFDRSHNEENLFEINGVKIFLTHGHLYSVKRSLSSIKEIGKKLSVSLVIFGHTHKPYMEKDGDMILFNPGATEDGRYGIIILENGNIQLFHKQL, encoded by the coding sequence ATGAAAAAAATTCTGGTCTTATCAGATTCGCATTCATATTTTGATAAGGCTTTAAAAATTTTTGAAAAAGAAAAACCAGATATTGTCATAGCTGCTGGTGATGGAATAAAAGATATAGATGAGTTATCTTATGTCCATCCAGAGGTAAAATACTATATGGTAAAAGGGAATTGTGATTTTTTTGATAGAAGCCATAATGAAGAAAATCTTTTTGAAATAAATGGAGTAAAAATTTTTTTAACACATGGTCATCTTTATAGTGTAAAAAGAAGTCTAAGTTCTATAAAAGAAATTGGAAAAAAGTTAAGTGTTTCTCTTGTTATATTTGGACATACTCATAAACCATATATGGAAAAAGATGGAGATATGATTTTATTTAATCCAGGTGCAACAGAAGATGGTAGATATGGTATTATTATTTTAGAAAATGGTAATATACAATTATTTCACAAACAATTATAG
- the pheS gene encoding phenylalanine--tRNA ligase subunit alpha, giving the protein MKEEILKVKEEIQNYIKESKTLQTLEEIRVNYMGKKGIFTELSKKMKDLSAEERPKIGQIINEVKEKINSLLDERNKALKEKELNERLESEIIDISLPGTKYNYGTIHPINETMELMKNIFSKMGFDIVDGPEIETVEYNFDALNIPKTHPSRDLTDTFYLNDSIVLRTQTSPVQIRYMLEHGTPFRMICPGKVYRPDYDISHTPMFHQMEGLVVGKDISFADLKGILTHFVKEVFGDRKVRFRPHFFPFTEPSAEMDVECMICHGDGCRLCKESGWIEIMGCGMVDPEVLKYVGLNPDEVNGFAFGVGIERVTMLRHGIGDLRAFFENDMRFLKQFK; this is encoded by the coding sequence ATGAAAGAAGAGATTCTAAAAGTTAAGGAAGAAATACAAAACTATATAAAAGAATCTAAAACTCTTCAAACGCTTGAAGAAATTAGAGTAAATTATATGGGGAAAAAAGGAATTTTTACAGAATTATCTAAGAAAATGAAAGATCTTTCTGCTGAAGAAAGACCTAAGATTGGGCAGATAATAAATGAAGTAAAAGAAAAAATAAATAGCCTATTAGATGAGAGAAACAAGGCTTTAAAAGAAAAAGAACTAAATGAAAGATTAGAAAGTGAAATAATAGATATAAGTTTACCAGGAACAAAATATAACTATGGTACTATACACCCTATCAATGAAACAATGGAACTTATGAAAAATATCTTTTCAAAAATGGGCTTTGATATTGTAGATGGACCAGAAATAGAAACTGTTGAGTATAATTTTGATGCTTTAAATATTCCAAAGACACACCCATCAAGAGATTTAACAGATACATTTTATTTGAATGATTCTATTGTTTTAAGAACTCAAACTTCACCAGTTCAAATAAGATATATGCTTGAACATGGTACACCATTTAGAATGATTTGTCCTGGAAAAGTATATAGGCCAGACTATGATATATCACATACACCTATGTTTCATCAAATGGAAGGTTTGGTTGTTGGAAAAGATATATCATTTGCAGATTTAAAAGGAATTTTAACTCACTTTGTAAAAGAAGTTTTTGGAGATAGAAAAGTAAGATTTAGACCACATTTCTTCCCATTTACAGAACCTAGTGCTGAAATGGATGTAGAATGTATGATTTGCCATGGAGATGGTTGTAGACTTTGTAAAGAGAGTGGTTGGATAGAAATAATGGGTTGTGGAATGGTAGATCCAGAAGTTTTAAAATATGTAGGACTTAATCCTGATGAAGTAAATGGTTTTGCTTTTGGAGTTGGAATAGAGCGTGTAACTATGCTTAGACATGGTATTGGGGACTTGAGAGCATTTTTTGAAAATGATATGAGATTTTTAAAACAATTCAAGTAA
- a CDS encoding toxin-antitoxin system YwqK family antitoxin: MKKILAGLFLLGSVLVFAAGEKRVPIEKMVVDQQTSLIYLQGEETPFTGTVEKKYTSGKLEATLEFKDGKLNGKTFAYNENGKIKTEENYINGALEGVSKSFYANGSVEFETTFRNNIKEGVEKHYSPSGRVETEILFKNNIANGIAKQYNAEGKLEYETMIVNGKREGLSKKYYPSGKLLSEVTFRNDKEEGIMKGYFENGKLQLEIPYKNGQIDGLARRYDENGQVVEQVTFKDGQEVKIK; the protein is encoded by the coding sequence ATGAAAAAAATATTAGCAGGTTTATTTTTGCTAGGTTCAGTATTGGTATTTGCAGCAGGTGAAAAGAGAGTTCCTATTGAAAAAATGGTAGTTGATCAACAAACTTCATTGATATATCTTCAAGGGGAAGAAACTCCATTTACAGGTACAGTTGAAAAAAAATATACAAGTGGAAAACTTGAAGCTACATTAGAATTTAAAGATGGAAAATTAAATGGAAAGACATTTGCTTACAATGAAAATGGAAAAATAAAAACAGAAGAGAATTATATAAATGGAGCATTGGAAGGTGTGTCAAAATCTTTCTATGCTAATGGTTCAGTTGAATTTGAAACTACTTTTAGAAATAATATAAAAGAGGGTGTTGAAAAACATTATTCTCCATCAGGAAGAGTAGAAACAGAAATATTATTTAAAAATAATATTGCAAATGGTATTGCAAAACAATACAATGCAGAAGGTAAACTTGAATATGAAACTATGATAGTTAATGGTAAAAGAGAAGGATTATCTAAAAAATACTATCCAAGTGGAAAATTATTAAGTGAAGTAACTTTTAGAAATGATAAAGAAGAAGGAATAATGAAAGGTTATTTTGAAAATGGAAAGCTACAATTAGAAATTCCTTATAAAAATGGACAAATAGATGGACTTGCAAGAAGATATGATGAAAATGGACAGGTTGTTGAACAAGTAACATTTAAAGATGGACAAGAAGTAAAAATAAAATAA
- a CDS encoding YadA-like family protein: protein MKKSISLKLIVFSFLLVVSNLTYSTPVFQAGTGTNSTVAGVNNIATGDRSSAVGYLNTTSEENSSAMGYNNTASGKDSSAIGNLNSANKDNSSAVGFFNTADGKDSLAMGYHNETKKVSSTAVEVENKANAENSSAIGYNNKANAENSLAVGFSNTADGKLSSAVGVSNKATKQGCSAVGVINTADGVDSSAVGTNNEAKGDFSSAIGFSNTASAINSSAVGVGNKATKQASSAMGYKNEAKGDFSSAVGYENKANADNSSAIGRSNEASADFTSAIGYKNIASARDSVAVGNSNEVTKQYASAVGVNNKASEDFSSAIGFSNTVSGNSSSTFGVENIVTGNYSTAVGYKNKVSDNGSYAFGNDNTINGDNNFVLGNNVNIGAGIQNSVALGNNSTVSSSNEVSVGSKGKERKITNVADGEVSATSTDAVTGKQLYKAMQNSGAASIENLKSEVYEKIDNVKDEVRGVGSLSAALAGLHPMQYDPKAPAQVMAALGHYKNKQAIAVGASYYFNDRFMMSTGIALSGEKKTKTMANVGFTLKLGKGSGVSYNETPLYTIQDEVKRLTLENNKQAKENQELKAKVELQGVENQELKERVKNLEEKLNKLLKNK, encoded by the coding sequence ATGAAAAAATCTATAAGTTTAAAATTAATTGTTTTTAGTTTTCTTTTAGTAGTTAGTAATCTTACTTACTCTACACCAGTTTTTCAAGCAGGAACTGGGACTAATAGTACAGTTGCAGGAGTTAATAACATAGCTACAGGAGATAGAAGTTCAGCTGTGGGATATTTGAACACCACTTCCGAAGAAAATAGTTCAGCTATGGGATATAATAATACAGCTAGTGGGAAAGATAGTTCGGCTATAGGAAATTTGAATTCAGCTAATAAAGATAATAGTTCAGCTGTGGGATTTTTTAATACTGCTGATGGGAAAGATAGTTTAGCTATGGGATATCATAATGAAACTAAGAAAGTGTCTTCTACTGCTGTGGAAGTTGAAAATAAAGCTAATGCTGAGAATTCTTCAGCTATAGGATATAATAATAAAGCTAATGCTGAAAATTCTTTAGCTGTTGGTTTTTCTAATACTGCTGATGGCAAATTAAGTTCAGCTGTTGGTGTGAGTAATAAAGCTACTAAACAAGGATGTTCAGCTGTAGGAGTTATAAATACTGCTGATGGAGTGGATAGTTCAGCTGTGGGAACAAATAATGAAGCTAAAGGGGACTTTTCTTCTGCTATTGGTTTTTCTAATACTGCTTCTGCTATTAACAGTTCAGCTGTTGGTGTAGGTAATAAAGCTACTAAACAAGCAAGTTCAGCTATGGGATATAAAAATGAAGCTAAGGGTGATTTTTCTTCCGCTGTTGGTTATGAAAATAAAGCTAATGCTGATAATAGTTCAGCTATTGGAAGAAGTAATGAAGCATCTGCTGATTTTACTTCTGCTATTGGGTATAAGAATATTGCCTCTGCTAGAGATAGTGTTGCTGTTGGAAATTCAAATGAAGTTACTAAGCAATATGCTTCAGCTGTTGGTGTGAATAATAAAGCTAGTGAAGACTTTTCTTCTGCTATTGGTTTTTCTAATACTGTCTCTGGAAACAGTAGTTCTACTTTTGGAGTAGAAAATATTGTTACTGGCAACTATTCTACTGCTGTTGGTTATAAAAATAAGGTAAGTGATAATGGCTCTTATGCCTTTGGTAATGATAACACTATAAATGGAGATAATAACTTTGTTTTAGGTAATAATGTTAATATTGGAGCTGGTATTCAAAATTCAGTAGCTCTTGGTAATAATTCAACTGTTTCTTCTTCTAATGAAGTTTCTGTTGGTAGTAAAGGTAAAGAAAGAAAAATAACTAATGTAGCTGATGGAGAAGTTTCTGCCACATCTACTGATGCTGTTACTGGTAAACAATTATATAAGGCTATGCAAAATTCAGGTGCTGCTAGCATTGAAAATTTAAAAAGTGAAGTTTATGAAAAAATTGATAATGTTAAAGATGAAGTAAGAGGTGTAGGTTCTTTAAGTGCTGCTCTTGCTGGATTGCATCCTATGCAATATGACCCTAAGGCTCCTGCACAAGTTATGGCTGCATTGGGACATTATAAAAACAAACAAGCTATTGCTGTTGGAGCAAGTTATTATTTCAATGATAGATTTATGATGAGTACTGGTATTGCTCTTTCAGGTGAAAAGAAAACTAAAACTATGGCTAATGTAGGTTTTACTTTAAAACTTGGTAAGGGTAGTGGAGTTAGCTATAATGAAACTCCTCTATATACTATCCAAGACGAAGTTAAGAGATTAACTCTTGAAAATAATAAACAAGCTAAGGAAAATCAAGAATTAAAAGCCAAAGTTGAGCTTCAAGGTGTTGAAAACCAAGAGTTAAAAGAAAGAGTTAAAAATTTAGAAGAAAAATTAAATAAATTATTAAAAAATAAATAA
- the galE gene encoding UDP-glucose 4-epimerase GalE, which translates to MSILVCGGAGYIGSHVVKYLLEKNEDVVVVDSLITGHVDAVDERAHLELGDLKNEEFLNRVFEKYQIDGVIDFAAFSLVGESVGEPLKYFENNFYGTLCLLKVMKNHNVDRIVFSSTAATYGEAENMPILETDRTEPTNPYGESKLAVEKMFKWCANAYGLKYTALRYFNVAGAYPSGEIGEAHICETHLIPLILQVALGQREKISIYGDDYPTPDGTCIRDYIHVMDLADAHYLALNRLRNGGDSQIFNLGNGEGFSVKEVIEVTRKVTGHSIPAEVSPRRAGDPARLIASSKKAIDELKWKPKYDKLEQIIETAWNWHKNHPNGYED; encoded by the coding sequence ATGTCTATATTAGTTTGTGGAGGAGCAGGCTATATTGGTAGCCATGTTGTTAAATATTTATTAGAAAAGAATGAAGATGTCGTAGTTGTTGATAGTTTAATCACTGGGCATGTTGATGCTGTTGATGAGAGAGCACATTTAGAGCTTGGAGATTTAAAAAATGAAGAATTTTTAAATAGAGTTTTTGAAAAATATCAAATTGATGGCGTTATAGATTTTGCTGCATTCTCTTTGGTCGGAGAAAGTGTGGGAGAACCTTTAAAATATTTTGAAAATAATTTTTATGGTACTCTTTGCCTATTAAAAGTTATGAAAAATCATAATGTAGATAGGATAGTGTTTTCATCTACTGCTGCAACTTACGGTGAGGCAGAAAATATGCCTATACTTGAAACAGATAGAACAGAACCTACTAACCCTTATGGAGAAAGTAAACTAGCTGTTGAAAAAATGTTTAAATGGTGTGCTAACGCCTATGGTTTAAAATATACGGCTTTAAGATATTTCAATGTTGCTGGTGCATATCCCAGTGGAGAAATTGGAGAAGCACACATTTGTGAAACTCATTTAATTCCATTGATTTTACAAGTTGCATTAGGACAAAGAGAAAAAATATCTATCTACGGAGATGACTATCCTACTCCTGATGGAACTTGCATAAGAGATTATATTCATGTTATGGATTTAGCAGATGCTCATTATCTTGCTTTAAATAGATTGAGAAATGGTGGAGATAGCCAAATATTTAATTTAGGAAATGGAGAAGGTTTCTCTGTAAAAGAAGTTATAGAAGTTACAAGAAAAGTTACAGGACATTCTATTCCAGCAGAAGTTAGTCCTAGAAGAGCAGGAGACCCTGCAAGACTTATAGCTTCATCTAAAAAAGCTATTGATGAATTAAAATGGAAACCTAAATATGATAAATTAGAACAAATTATTGAAACTGCTTGGAACTGGCATAAAAATCACCCTAATGGATATGAAGATTAA
- a CDS encoding UDP-glucose--hexose-1-phosphate uridylyltransferase, which produces MEICSLINRLIQYALKNSLITEDDIMFVRNELMALLHLRDWQDVKEDCQIPEYPQEILDKICDYAVEQKIIEDGVTDRDIFDTEIMGKFTAFPREIIETFKELSQQNIKLATDFFYNFSKKTNYIRTERIEKNLYWKSPTEYGDLEITINLSKPEKDPKEIERQKNMPQVNYPKCLLCYENVGFSGTLTHPARQNHRVIPLTLENERWYFQYSPYVYYNEHAIIFCSEHREMKINRDTFSRTLDFINQFPHYFIGSNADLPIVGGSILSHDHYQGGNHEFPMAKSEIEKEIIFDKYPNIKAGIVKWPMSVLRLKSLSRKDLVDLADKILKAWREYTDEEVGIFAYTDSTPHNTITPIARRKGDYFEIDLVLRNNRTDEANPLGIFHPHSEHHNIKKENIGLIEVMGLAVLPGRLKMEMRKIAEYLKDEDFEKKIFEDKDTQKHLAWLKAFINKYPDVKNLSVDEILENILNVEIGLTFSGVLEDAGVFKRDEKGKNAFLKFINHIGGRF; this is translated from the coding sequence ATGGAAATTTGTTCTTTAATTAATAGGCTTATACAATATGCTCTTAAAAATTCATTGATAACAGAAGATGATATTATGTTTGTTAGAAATGAATTGATGGCATTATTACATTTAAGAGATTGGCAAGATGTTAAAGAAGATTGTCAAATACCAGAATATCCACAAGAGATATTGGATAAAATCTGTGACTATGCAGTGGAACAAAAAATAATAGAAGATGGAGTTACGGATAGAGATATTTTTGATACAGAAATTATGGGAAAATTTACTGCATTTCCAAGAGAAATTATAGAAACTTTCAAGGAACTTTCTCAACAAAATATAAAATTAGCAACAGATTTTTTCTATAATTTTTCTAAAAAGACTAACTATATTAGAACTGAAAGAATAGAGAAAAATCTATATTGGAAAAGTCCCACAGAGTATGGAGATTTAGAAATCACTATAAATTTATCTAAACCTGAAAAAGATCCAAAAGAAATTGAAAGACAAAAAAATATGCCACAAGTAAATTATCCTAAATGTCTTTTATGCTATGAAAATGTTGGTTTTTCTGGGACTTTAACTCACCCTGCAAGACAAAATCATAGAGTTATACCTTTGACTTTGGAAAATGAAAGATGGTATTTCCAATATTCACCTTATGTTTACTACAATGAACATGCAATAATATTCTGTTCAGAACATAGAGAGATGAAAATTAATAGAGATACTTTTTCAAGAACTTTGGACTTTATAAATCAATTTCCACATTATTTTATAGGTTCTAATGCTGATTTGCCAATAGTTGGGGGTTCTATTCTAAGTCATGACCACTATCAAGGTGGAAATCATGAATTTCCTATGGCTAAGTCAGAAATTGAAAAGGAAATTATTTTTGATAAATATCCTAATATAAAGGCTGGAATAGTCAAATGGCCTATGTCTGTTTTAAGATTAAAATCTTTAAGTAGAAAAGACTTAGTTGATTTAGCAGATAAAATTTTAAAGGCTTGGAGAGAGTACACAGATGAAGAAGTTGGAATATTTGCCTATACAGACTCAACTCCACACAATACTATAACTCCTATTGCTAGAAGAAAAGGAGATTATTTTGAAATTGATTTAGTTCTAAGAAATAATAGAACTGATGAAGCTAATCCTTTGGGTATTTTCCACCCTCATAGTGAGCACCACAATATTAAGAAAGAAAATATTGGACTAATAGAAGTTATGGGACTTGCAGTTTTACCTGGAAGATTAAAAATGGAAATGAGAAAAATTGCAGAATATTTAAAAGATGAGGATTTTGAAAAGAAAATTTTTGAAGATAAGGATACTCAAAAACATTTAGCTTGGTTAAAAGCCTTTATAAATAAATACCCTGATGTTAAAAATTTATCAGTAGATGAAATCTTAGAAAATATATTAAATGTTGAAATTGGTTTAACATTTTCAGGAGTTCTTGAAGATGCAGGAGTATTTAAAAGAGATGAAAAAGGAAAGAATGCCTTTCTTAAATTTATAAATCATATTGGAGGTAGATTTTAA
- a CDS encoding galactokinase: protein MLENLIKDFKEIFKYNGEVKTFFSPGRVNLIGEHTDYNGGFVFPCALDFGTYAVVKKREDKIFRMYSKNFENLGIIEFNLDSLVYDKKDDWANYPKGVVKIFLDRNYKIDSGFDVLFFGNIPNGAGLSSSASIEVLTAVILKDLFKLDVNMVEMVKMCQVAENKFIGVNSGIMDQFAVGMGKKDNAILLDCNTLKYEYVPVKLKNMSIVIANTNKKRGLADSKYNVRRNSCEEAVKVLNKNGVNIKYLGELTVAEFEKVKHYITDEEQLKRATHAVTENERAKVAVEFLKKDDIAEFGRLMNKSHISLRDDYEVTGSELDSLVEAAWEEKGTVGSRMTGAGFGGCTVSIVENDYVDNFIKNVGKKYKEKTGLEASFYIANIGDGAGKVK from the coding sequence ATGTTAGAAAATTTAATTAAAGACTTTAAAGAAATTTTTAAATATAATGGAGAAGTGAAAACTTTTTTTTCACCAGGCAGAGTAAATTTAATTGGTGAACACACAGACTACAATGGTGGTTTTGTTTTCCCTTGTGCCTTAGATTTTGGAACTTATGCAGTTGTAAAGAAAAGAGAGGATAAAATTTTTAGAATGTACTCTAAGAATTTTGAAAATTTAGGTATTATTGAATTTAATTTAGATAGTTTAGTTTATGATAAAAAAGATGATTGGGCTAACTATCCTAAGGGAGTTGTAAAAATTTTCTTAGATAGAAACTATAAAATAGATAGTGGTTTTGATGTATTATTTTTTGGAAATATTCCTAATGGTGCAGGGCTTTCTTCATCAGCCTCTATTGAAGTTTTAACAGCTGTTATACTTAAAGATTTATTCAAGCTTGATGTTAATATGGTTGAAATGGTTAAGATGTGTCAAGTAGCAGAAAATAAATTTATTGGAGTAAATTCTGGAATTATGGATCAGTTTGCAGTTGGTATGGGTAAAAAAGATAATGCTATCTTACTTGATTGCAATACTTTAAAATATGAATATGTTCCAGTAAAGTTAAAAAATATGTCAATAGTTATTGCTAACACAAATAAGAAAAGAGGTTTAGCAGACTCAAAATACAATGTAAGAAGAAACTCTTGTGAAGAAGCTGTTAAAGTTCTAAATAAAAATGGAGTTAATATTAAATATTTAGGAGAATTGACTGTTGCAGAATTTGAAAAAGTTAAACACTATATAACAGATGAAGAGCAATTAAAAAGAGCAACTCATGCAGTCACTGAAAATGAAAGAGCAAAAGTTGCAGTTGAATTTTTGAAAAAAGATGATATTGCAGAATTTGGAAGATTAATGAATAAATCTCATATCTCTTTAAGAGATGATTATGAAGTTACAGGTTCAGAACTTGATAGCCTTGTTGAAGCTGCTTGGGAAGAAAAGGGAACTGTTGGTTCTCGTATGACAGGTGCAGGTTTTGGGGGTTGTACTGTAAGCATAGTTGAAAATGACTATGTTGATAACTTTATAAAAAATGTTGGAAAGAAATATAAGGAAAAAACAGGTTTAGAAGCTAGTTTCTATATAGCAAATATTGGAGATGGAGCAGGAAAGGTGAAATAA